Proteins from a genomic interval of Syngnathus typhle isolate RoL2023-S1 ecotype Sweden linkage group LG15, RoL_Styp_1.0, whole genome shotgun sequence:
- the LOC133168070 gene encoding organic solute transporter subunit alpha-like, with the protein MEDINNSSIDPACLQEPPLAMDVIKQLDALGMGLYAMLTFMSCTSLLLYLEQCVYIYKKLPYPKKTTIIWVNGAAPVIATMSCFGMWIPRAVMVTDMTSNCYFAVVVYKVLVLLIEELGGSDEFLKRFSGKPFKITTGPCCCCCLCLPRVPMSRGMLFLLKLGALQYAILKTVLSILSIILWTNGNFDLSDLEITGTAIWINPFIGVLTITSLWPVAIVFMNTNHLLRQLNIVPKYAMYQLILVLSQLQTSIINILALDGTIACAPPFSSQARGSMLSQQMMIMEMFIITLVTRFFYRRTYETLSSPACDQHKDGASLQAAHMEHDV; encoded by the exons ATGGAGGACATCAACAACAGCAGCATTGATCCCGCCTGTTTGCAGGAACCACCTCTGGCTATGGATGTGATAAAGC AGCTAGATGCGTTGGGAATGGGTCTGTACGCCATGCTCACCTTCATGTCCTGCACATCCCTGCTTCTCTATTTGGAGCAATGtgtttatatttataaaaaactGCCCTACCCAAAGAAGACGACCATCATCTGGGTCAATGGAGCTGCACCT GTCATCGCCACCATGTCGTGTTTTGGCATGTGGATCCCCAGGGCTGTTATGGTCACAGATATGACGTCAAATTG TTATTTTGCAGTGGTGGTGTACAAAGTGTTGGTTCTGCTCATTGAGGAGTTGGGTGGCAGCGATGAATTTCTGAAGCGCTTTTCTGGGAAACCCTTCAAGATCACCACGGggccgtgctgctgctgctgcctctgtTTACCTCGTGTGCCCATGTCGCG GGGCATGTTGTTCCTTCTGAAGTTGGGTGCACTGCAGTACGCCATCCTCAAAACGGTGCTGAGCATCCTCTCCATAATACTGTGGACAAACGGCAACTTTGACCTCTCAGAT CTCGAGATCACCGGCACCGCAATTTGGATCAACCCGTTCATTGGCGTTCTCACCATCACCTCCCTGTGGCCCGTGGCCATCGTGTTCATGAACACCAACCACCTTTTACGCCAACTCAATATTGTACCAAAGTACGCCATGTACCAA CTAATACTCGTACTAAGTCAACTGCAGACGTCCATCATCAACATTCTGGCTCTGGATGGAACCATCGCCTGCGCCCCTCCGTTTTCTTCGCAGGCCCGTGGCTCCA TGCTAAGTCAGCAGATGATGATCATGGAGATGTTCATCATCACCTTGGTTACTCGCTTTTTTTATCGTCGCACATATGAAACGCTTAGCTCACCCGCGTGTGACCAGCACAAGGACGGAGCCTCCCTGCAGGCCGCCCACATGGAGCACGACGTCTGA
- the zdhhc20a gene encoding palmitoyltransferase ZDHHC20-A: MAPSHTVRCCKRALNWIPVLFINLVVGWSYYAYVVELCVYTITNNAERISYLVIFHIFFFMFIWSYWKTICTRPAQPSKVFTLPRAEKEMFEREEQAEMQQEILKKVARNLPIYTRTAGGAIRYCGLCQVIKPDRCHHCSTCEMCVLKMDHHCPWVNNCVGFSNYKFFVLFLAYASLYCGVICATVVQYFIKFWTKHLPNTHAKFHILFLFFVAALFFISILSLFSYHLWLVGMNRTTIEAFRAPVFVKGPDKNGFSLGFKRNVAEVFGDEAKRFIFPVFTSLGDGHSFVTRLVHIDPEQANSILQQNGKSLSNEELSPNGLAHDTQHKVNDNKDENGGIQIVSVAMESEP, encoded by the exons ATGGCGCCCTCTCATACGGTGAGGTGCTGCAAACGGGCTCTTAACTGGATACCTGTCCTGTTTATTAACCTGGTCGTTGGCTGGTCTTACTACGCATATGTTGTGGAGCTTTGTGTCT ATACAATCACAAACAATGCAGAGCGAA TCAGCTACCTGGTCATCTTCCACATATTCTTCTTCATGTTTATATGGTCATACTGGAAGACCATCTGCACCAGACCTGCCCAACCATCAAAAGTG TTCACCTTGCCGAGAGCAGAGAAAGAAATGTTTGAAAGAGAAGAACAAGCGGAGATGCAACAGGAAATTCTGAAGAAAGTGGCGAGGAATTTACCCATCTACACACGTACAGCAGGAGGAG CGATCCGATACTGCGGCCTCTGCCAGGTAATCAAACCTGACCGCTGCCACCATTGCTCTACCTGTGAGAT GTGTGTGCTTAAAATGGACCATCACTGTCCTTG GGTGAACAATTGTGTTGGCTTCTCAAACTACAAGTTCTTTGTCTTGTTTTTGGCATATGCTTCGCTTTACTGCGGAGTCATATGCGCTACCGTCGTCCAGTACTTCATCAAATTCTGGACT AAACATCTTCCCAACACGCACGCCAAATTCCACATATTATTCCTTTTCTTTGTGGCAGCGCTGTTTTTCATCAGCATCCTATCACTCTTCAGCTACCATCTCTGGCTTGTAGGCATGAACAGGACCACCATAG AGGCTTTTAGGGCCCCGGTGTTTGTGAAAGGTCCAGACAAAAATGGATTTTCTCTCGGCTTCAAACGAAATGTTGCCGAGGTGTTTGGAGATGAAGCCAAGCGCTTTATATTCCCTGTTTTTACCAG TCTGGGCGACGGGCATTCATTTGTAACCAGACTGGTGCACATAGATCCTGAACAGGCAAacagcatcttgcaacaaaatgGCAAAAG TCTTTCTAATGAGGAACTAAGCCCTAATGGACTGGCCCACGATACACAACACAAAGTGAATGACAACAAGGATGAGAATG GTGGAATCCAAATAGTGTCGGTGGCCATGGAAAGTGAGCCATAG